The Gammaproteobacteria bacterium genome segment GCGGTTCCGATATGTTCGGCAAAACGTGAAAAATCCAGCGCTGTAGCCTTTTCGTTCTTGTTGATCACCGCCATCACCCGCGATTGGTCGTCATAGCGAAACCAGGCGTACACGCCATTGGCCGGATAGTAGTGCGCCAGCCG includes the following:
- a CDS encoding alpha-amylase, which gives rise to RLAHYYPANGVYAWFRYDDQSRVMAVINKNEKATALDFSRFAEHIGTATRARDVIGGRSIALGRKYRLPGRSVLLLELD